A window from Physeter macrocephalus isolate SW-GA unplaced genomic scaffold, ASM283717v5 random_21, whole genome shotgun sequence encodes these proteins:
- the POLR1G gene encoding DNA-directed RNA polymerase I subunit RPA34 isoform X2: MRPHPFGSTWSAAGPEWLWLLGLRHGSRDAGDPVRRLNGRLVPLSGSRTLKGKLAGKRHRFRVLSSSGPQAGGGATLLAPSAEAGGGLTSAPALQGSLRIFEGPRESLTGTLLQPIPANPPPQIPPGLKPRFCAFGGSPPVTGPGSVLALKSLASGKRKKKRHVPEASVPQEAVSEPGALEVDTALGSSEVDVGKKKKKQQLKDLEVTEPLATEPAAEMLEPLGALSPATTKKRKKKPKEVEMVKPEMGVLESKEKTVELSLMVKSEPLEETVLSPSKKRKKQKGTEGMEPVEGTIVEPQLQVKMEPQEEAIPLPSSKKKKKEKGYKVMREPGTEVIEPEMKPLELPGEMMEPELPHEVELQAEAVLASPKKRRKKEKRQNAMMEPGTEVVEPQEEVMEPEPQAALASTKKKKKKKERGHKATEPGTEMINPQGEMMEPELPDEGQPEAGADPASTKKKKKRGQESWVPETASQEEMPEPLLNPESGEVAPTGQERKRKKKPQEDPM, translated from the exons ATGAGGCCCCACCCCTTTGGTTCCACGTGGTCGGCGGCGGGGCCTGAGTGGCTCTGGCTGCTAGGTCTGAGGCATGGGTCCCGGGATGCCGGGGACCCCGTCCGGCG CCTCAATGGGCGACTCGTGCCTCTCTCTGGCTCCCGGACCTTGAAGGGCAAGTTGGCGGGCAAGCGGCACCGCTTCCGGGTCCTCAGCAGCAGTGGCCCTCAGGCTGGAGGAGGAGCGACCCTGCTGGCCCCGTCAGCGGAGGCGGGAGGGGGACTCACCTCTGCCCCGGCGCTACAGGGCAGCCTGAGAATCTTTGAGGGTCCCCGGGAATCCCTAACAGGGACCCTGCTGCAGCCCATTCCAGCAAATCCCCCACCACAGATCCCCCCTGGCCTGAAGCCTCGCTTCTGTGCCTTTGGAGGCAGCCCACCAGTCACAGGGCCTGGGTCAGTCTTGGCGTTGAAGTCACTGGCCTccgggaagaggaaaaagaagaggcatGTGccagaggcctcagttcctcaggAGGCAGTGAGTGAGCCTGGGGCCCTGGAGGTGGATACAGCTTTGGGGTCCTCAGAGGTGGAtgtggggaagaagaaaaaaaagcagcagctgaAAGACCTGGAGGTGACAGAGCCACTGGCAACAGAGCCTGCTGCTGAGATGCTGGAGCCTCTGGGAGCATTGTCCCCAGCCACCaccaagaagaggaaaaagaagcccAAAGAGGTAGAAATGGTCAAGCCAGAAATGGGGGTGCTGGAGTCCAAAGAAAAGACAGTGGAGCTGTCACTCATGGTTAAAAGTGAGCCTCTGGAAGAGACAGTCCTATCCCCcagcaagaagaggaagaagcagaagggGACAGAAGGGATGGAGCCGGTGGAGGGGACGATAGTTGAGCCTCAGCTACAGGTGAAGATGGAGCCACAGGAGGAAGCCATCCCACTGCCGTCCtcgaagaagaagaaaaaagaaaaggggtaCAAAGTGATGAGGGAGCCAGGGACTGAGGTTATAGAGCCAGAGATGAAACCTCTGGAGCTCCCAGGGGAGATGATGGAGCCTGAGCTGCCACATGAAGTGGAGCTGCAGGCTGAGGCAGTTCTGGCATCCcccaaaaagagaaggaagaaagaaaaacgaCAAAATGCGATGATGGAGCCAGGGACAGAGGTGGTGGAGCCACAGGAAGAGGTGATGGAGCCCGAGCCTCAGGCAGCTCTAGCATCcaccaagaagaagaagaagaagaaagaaagagggcacAAAGCGACAGAGCCAGGGACTGAGATGATTAACCCACAAGGTGAGATGATGGAGCCTGAGCTGCCAGATGAGGGACAGCCTGAGGCCGGGGCCGATCCGGCATccaccaagaagaagaaaaagcggGGCCAGGAAAGCTGGGTGCCAGAGACAGCATCCCAGGAGGAGATGCCAGAGCCACTGCTGAATCCCGAGTCTGGGGAGGTGGCTCCCACAggacaggagaggaagaggaagaagaagccGCAGGAGGATCCCATGTAA
- the POLR1G gene encoding DNA-directed RNA polymerase I subunit RPA34 isoform X1: MGPGMPGTPSGGAARFSCPPNFTATPPASAHTRFSLEALTGPDTELWLIQAPVDFAPDCLNGRLVPLSGSRTLKGKLAGKRHRFRVLSSSGPQAGGGATLLAPSAEAGGGLTSAPALQGSLRIFEGPRESLTGTLLQPIPANPPPQIPPGLKPRFCAFGGSPPVTGPGSVLALKSLASGKRKKKRHVPEASVPQEAVSEPGALEVDTALGSSEVDVGKKKKKQQLKDLEVTEPLATEPAAEMLEPLGALSPATTKKRKKKPKEVEMVKPEMGVLESKEKTVELSLMVKSEPLEETVLSPSKKRKKQKGTEGMEPVEGTIVEPQLQVKMEPQEEAIPLPSSKKKKKEKGYKVMREPGTEVIEPEMKPLELPGEMMEPELPHEVELQAEAVLASPKKRRKKEKRQNAMMEPGTEVVEPQEEVMEPEPQAALASTKKKKKKKERGHKATEPGTEMINPQGEMMEPELPDEGQPEAGADPASTKKKKKRGQESWVPETASQEEMPEPLLNPESGEVAPTGQERKRKKKPQEDPM, translated from the exons ATGGGTCCCGGGATGCCGGGGACCCCGTCCGGCG GTGCTGCTCGGTTTTCTTGTCCCCCCAACTTTACTGCGACACCCCCAGCCTCAGCGCACACTCGTTTCTCTTTGGAGGCGTTGACCGGCCCAGATACAGAACTGTGGCTTATCCAGGCCCCTGTAGACTTCGCCCCAGACTG CCTCAATGGGCGACTCGTGCCTCTCTCTGGCTCCCGGACCTTGAAGGGCAAGTTGGCGGGCAAGCGGCACCGCTTCCGGGTCCTCAGCAGCAGTGGCCCTCAGGCTGGAGGAGGAGCGACCCTGCTGGCCCCGTCAGCGGAGGCGGGAGGGGGACTCACCTCTGCCCCGGCGCTACAGGGCAGCCTGAGAATCTTTGAGGGTCCCCGGGAATCCCTAACAGGGACCCTGCTGCAGCCCATTCCAGCAAATCCCCCACCACAGATCCCCCCTGGCCTGAAGCCTCGCTTCTGTGCCTTTGGAGGCAGCCCACCAGTCACAGGGCCTGGGTCAGTCTTGGCGTTGAAGTCACTGGCCTccgggaagaggaaaaagaagaggcatGTGccagaggcctcagttcctcaggAGGCAGTGAGTGAGCCTGGGGCCCTGGAGGTGGATACAGCTTTGGGGTCCTCAGAGGTGGAtgtggggaagaagaaaaaaaagcagcagctgaAAGACCTGGAGGTGACAGAGCCACTGGCAACAGAGCCTGCTGCTGAGATGCTGGAGCCTCTGGGAGCATTGTCCCCAGCCACCaccaagaagaggaaaaagaagcccAAAGAGGTAGAAATGGTCAAGCCAGAAATGGGGGTGCTGGAGTCCAAAGAAAAGACAGTGGAGCTGTCACTCATGGTTAAAAGTGAGCCTCTGGAAGAGACAGTCCTATCCCCcagcaagaagaggaagaagcagaagggGACAGAAGGGATGGAGCCGGTGGAGGGGACGATAGTTGAGCCTCAGCTACAGGTGAAGATGGAGCCACAGGAGGAAGCCATCCCACTGCCGTCCtcgaagaagaagaaaaaagaaaaggggtaCAAAGTGATGAGGGAGCCAGGGACTGAGGTTATAGAGCCAGAGATGAAACCTCTGGAGCTCCCAGGGGAGATGATGGAGCCTGAGCTGCCACATGAAGTGGAGCTGCAGGCTGAGGCAGTTCTGGCATCCcccaaaaagagaaggaagaaagaaaaacgaCAAAATGCGATGATGGAGCCAGGGACAGAGGTGGTGGAGCCACAGGAAGAGGTGATGGAGCCCGAGCCTCAGGCAGCTCTAGCATCcaccaagaagaagaagaagaagaaagaaagagggcacAAAGCGACAGAGCCAGGGACTGAGATGATTAACCCACAAGGTGAGATGATGGAGCCTGAGCTGCCAGATGAGGGACAGCCTGAGGCCGGGGCCGATCCGGCATccaccaagaagaagaaaaagcggGGCCAGGAAAGCTGGGTGCCAGAGACAGCATCCCAGGAGGAGATGCCAGAGCCACTGCTGAATCCCGAGTCTGGGGAGGTGGCTCCCACAggacaggagaggaagaggaagaagaagccGCAGGAGGATCCCATGTAA